The Allorhodopirellula heiligendammensis genome includes a window with the following:
- a CDS encoding Gfo/Idh/MocA family protein codes for MTKKTPLSRERNTGSPPTSSPLAAHVERVAGNRREFFARSTMALGSTVALGGAAAVATGGSILANVGAHAGVHLGGSDRIRIGLIGCGARGKAAVIEAITAGRNGLSDCNDFSGVHLVAMADTSSSQLQTAYRTVKGRHRDSVDVGSRRFVGPDGWRGVLASDVDLVILATPPASRAGHFEEAVRAGKHVFMECPIAINSHDVQRIADAGRLAQTSGLAVAVGHQRRHELRTRECVAKLRDGVIGDLIYARTYSSDSQEDRHVQSLDIVNWVLGHGPVAAQGFGNASGDVSAYQLIEFTYPNNFPMISQCRQTRGGRNLGEFFHGTHGTCDMSRAAIHNSDGKLIWQSEAKEIPGKGWQRQFNELIASLRAGEAPFELEHAIASTAAAILGRTAVQSGELIRQA; via the coding sequence TTGACCAAGAAAACACCCCTCTCGCGCGAGCGTAATACGGGCTCACCGCCAACGTCCTCGCCGCTGGCAGCTCACGTGGAACGCGTTGCTGGAAACCGCCGAGAGTTCTTCGCGCGGAGCACCATGGCGTTGGGCAGCACCGTGGCCCTGGGCGGTGCGGCTGCGGTGGCGACGGGTGGATCGATTTTGGCGAACGTTGGCGCGCACGCGGGTGTGCACTTAGGCGGTAGCGATCGCATCCGCATCGGCTTGATCGGCTGCGGCGCCCGCGGCAAAGCTGCCGTCATCGAAGCGATCACGGCAGGCCGGAATGGCTTAAGCGATTGCAATGATTTTTCCGGCGTCCATTTGGTCGCCATGGCCGACACATCCTCAAGTCAACTGCAGACAGCATACAGGACCGTCAAAGGACGCCATCGTGACAGCGTGGACGTGGGTAGTCGCCGCTTCGTCGGCCCTGATGGCTGGCGTGGAGTCCTCGCGAGTGACGTGGACCTCGTGATCTTGGCGACTCCGCCCGCATCCCGTGCCGGGCACTTTGAAGAAGCTGTCCGGGCGGGCAAACATGTTTTCATGGAATGCCCAATCGCAATCAATAGCCATGATGTGCAACGTATCGCAGACGCCGGACGGTTGGCCCAAACCTCCGGACTCGCTGTTGCCGTCGGTCATCAACGACGGCACGAACTACGCACCCGCGAGTGCGTGGCAAAGCTGCGCGACGGTGTTATCGGCGATCTGATTTACGCGCGTACCTACAGCAGTGACTCCCAAGAGGATCGACACGTACAGAGTCTCGATATTGTGAATTGGGTACTCGGCCACGGTCCCGTCGCGGCCCAGGGGTTTGGGAATGCCAGTGGAGACGTGTCGGCATACCAGCTCATCGAGTTTACCTACCCGAACAACTTCCCAATGATCTCACAGTGTCGTCAAACGCGAGGTGGCCGGAACCTGGGCGAGTTCTTCCATGGCACGCACGGGACATGTGATATGTCGCGCGCCGCCATTCACAACTCCGACGGAAAACTGATCTGGCAAAGCGAGGCCAAAGAAATCCCAGGCAAAGGCTGGCAGCGTCAGTTCAACGAATTAATCGCAAGCCTACGCGCTGGAGAAGCACCGTTCGAGCTTGAGCACGCGATCGCTAGCACGGCCGCGGCCATCCTGGGGCGAACCGCCGTGCAAAGCGGCGAATTGATTCGGCAGGCTTAG
- a CDS encoding haloacid dehalogenase type II has protein sequence MKTRSISLAVSMFVMGLTGNAYGQVASGAVSTRGGQPMPTPKILIFDVNETLLDLTPLKASVGEALHGREDLLPLWFSTILHYSLVETLSGEYHSFGEIGTAALMMVAETKGIELTSDRAKEAIVTPLRSLPPHADVIAGLRALKDDGFRIVSLTNSSAIGVETQFRNAGLIDLFETRYSVDSVKKFKPHPDTYRFVLKELGVQPEEVLMVAAHAWDLAGAKNVGLQTAFIARPGKTLYPNVAKPDYVVSDLAELQKALKVSSQRDQANSLEKPNAPTAVGDTASLSAQLQEKAAANAANYPADVVQTYAQGIEIVRATDIEESAKQVGEMAIDAQLSGWKGEQVRLSDLWQDGPIVLMWYRGGWCPYCNLQLRAMQQAIDQIEHAGAKLVVLTPELPEKARATAEANELDIVALHDRDSAVARKYGLVFQLPEVIIPAYRDKLRLPEYNGNDAMELPLSATYVIDKSGRITFAFLDADYKKRAEPADVIKAVQAAAR, from the coding sequence ATGAAGACAAGATCAATTTCACTTGCCGTTTCCATGTTCGTAATGGGGCTCACGGGCAACGCCTATGGGCAGGTAGCCAGTGGCGCCGTTTCAACTCGAGGGGGACAACCGATGCCCACGCCCAAGATTTTGATTTTCGACGTCAATGAAACCCTGCTGGATCTGACGCCGCTGAAGGCGTCTGTCGGTGAAGCTCTCCACGGCCGGGAAGACCTTTTGCCGCTCTGGTTCTCGACGATACTTCACTACTCGCTAGTGGAAACTTTGAGCGGTGAGTACCATAGCTTTGGCGAGATTGGAACGGCTGCCTTAATGATGGTTGCCGAAACGAAAGGCATTGAACTCACTTCTGACAGAGCGAAGGAGGCAATTGTCACACCACTCCGTTCGCTTCCGCCACATGCGGATGTCATCGCGGGACTGAGAGCACTCAAGGATGATGGTTTTCGGATCGTGAGTTTGACCAATTCATCGGCGATCGGGGTTGAGACGCAATTTCGAAATGCGGGGTTGATCGATCTGTTTGAGACGCGTTACAGCGTGGACAGCGTAAAAAAATTCAAGCCGCACCCAGACACCTACCGCTTCGTTCTCAAAGAATTGGGCGTGCAGCCAGAAGAGGTTCTCATGGTTGCCGCACACGCATGGGACTTGGCTGGCGCAAAAAATGTCGGTCTGCAAACCGCGTTCATTGCTCGTCCCGGTAAGACACTTTATCCAAACGTCGCTAAGCCCGACTACGTCGTGAGCGATTTAGCGGAACTCCAAAAAGCCTTGAAAGTGTCGTCGCAACGAGATCAAGCGAACTCGCTTGAAAAGCCGAACGCACCTACAGCGGTAGGCGATACCGCATCGCTTTCGGCGCAACTCCAAGAAAAGGCTGCCGCGAACGCGGCAAATTATCCTGCGGACGTGGTGCAGACCTACGCGCAAGGTATCGAGATCGTCCGGGCGACCGACATCGAAGAATCTGCAAAGCAGGTGGGGGAGATGGCTATCGACGCCCAGCTTTCTGGTTGGAAGGGCGAGCAGGTCAGGCTCAGTGACCTGTGGCAGGACGGGCCCATTGTATTGATGTGGTACCGAGGAGGTTGGTGCCCTTATTGCAACCTCCAACTTCGCGCCATGCAACAAGCCATCGACCAGATCGAACATGCCGGAGCCAAGTTGGTTGTGTTGACACCGGAGTTGCCCGAAAAGGCGAGAGCGACGGCCGAGGCGAATGAACTAGACATCGTGGCATTGCACGATAGGGACAGCGCCGTTGCAAGAAAGTATGGCCTCGTGTTTCAGCTGCCGGAAGTGATCATTCCGGCCTACCGCGACAAGCTCAGGTTGCCCGAATACAACGGCAACGATGCCATGGAGTTGCCGCTTTCCGCGACGTACGTCATCGACAAGTCCGGCAGGATCACATTTGCGTTCCTTGACGCTGACTACAAGAAACGGGCCGAACCGGCGGATGTGATCAAAGCAGTTCAGGCCGCTGCTCGCTAG
- a CDS encoding alpha/beta fold hydrolase, giving the protein MNHQTFRSRQKSIEINGIIDESLTVAYTDVGKGDPVLLLHGIPTWSYLFHEIIEPLSERYRVIAPDLIGYGYSDRRDRFDRSIAVQADVIERFLAELDIESAHFVAHDIGGGVALILADRVPKLVRSMVLSNSVAYDSWPVDEMLTLGHPRNAKMKPEEMKELLEKAFEFGLSRPERLTDEFREGVMAPYLDPEGIVSLVRNASSLNTNHTTPLTDRLSRMSQPTRLLWGVDDRWQPVSTAERLIRDMPHAELHPIKNCSHWVPQDAPEDFTALTLDLLNQF; this is encoded by the coding sequence GTGAATCATCAAACGTTTCGTAGCCGTCAAAAATCAATTGAAATTAATGGCATCATCGATGAGTCGCTCACGGTTGCCTATACCGATGTCGGCAAGGGTGACCCAGTGTTGCTACTGCACGGAATCCCAACGTGGTCATATCTGTTTCACGAGATCATCGAGCCGCTATCGGAACGTTATCGCGTCATCGCGCCGGACTTGATCGGCTATGGGTACTCGGATCGTCGGGACCGATTTGATCGCTCGATCGCGGTCCAGGCTGATGTGATCGAACGCTTTCTCGCTGAGCTCGATATCGAAAGTGCCCATTTCGTTGCCCATGACATTGGTGGCGGCGTCGCCCTGATTCTCGCCGATCGCGTGCCGAAACTCGTTCGTTCGATGGTGCTTTCCAATAGTGTCGCCTACGATAGCTGGCCTGTTGATGAGATGCTCACGCTGGGCCATCCTCGCAATGCGAAGATGAAGCCCGAAGAGATGAAGGAGCTGTTGGAGAAAGCGTTCGAGTTCGGTTTGTCACGCCCTGAAAGACTGACGGACGAATTTCGCGAGGGAGTGATGGCGCCATATCTGGATCCAGAGGGAATCGTCAGCTTGGTACGTAACGCATCGAGCCTGAATACGAACCACACTACGCCGTTGACCGATCGATTGAGTCGAATGTCTCAACCGACACGCTTGCTGTGGGGCGTCGACGATCGTTGGCAACCGGTTTCGACCGCTGAACGCTTGATCAGGGATATGCCCCATGCGGAATTGCACCCGATTAAGAATTGTTCGCACTGGGTGCCTCAAGACGCTCCCGAAGATTTCACAGCCTTGACTCTCGATCTGTTGAATCAGTTTTAG
- a CDS encoding NAD-dependent epimerase/dehydratase family protein yields the protein MPHQPAARQRILITGGAGNVGGSLACRLAASPHNEVVVVDNLVTGSLQKLPTPPPANFRFIKADVNDLNDLSPIMTAHRFDVVFHYAALVGVQRTLANPVAVLRDIDGIRNVLLLAKNTGVRRVFYASSSEVYGEPVELPQHEQTTPLNSRLPYAIIKNLGESYFRSYHQEFGLPFNVFRFFNTYGPKQTTDFVIPKFIAAARANRDITIYGDGSQTRTFCYIEDNLDTTERILADESLAGEIINIGSDVEISVLDLAQRIIDKVGSKSRIVHTDPLAEGDMTRRCPDITKMKKILARPLTPLSTGLDKMI from the coding sequence ATGCCTCATCAGCCTGCCGCACGCCAACGAATTTTGATCACCGGCGGGGCGGGCAATGTCGGCGGGTCGCTCGCATGTCGATTGGCAGCGTCACCGCACAACGAGGTCGTGGTGGTGGACAATTTAGTTACTGGGAGCTTGCAAAAACTACCGACACCGCCGCCGGCCAATTTTCGCTTCATCAAAGCGGACGTGAACGATCTGAACGATCTCTCACCGATCATGACGGCGCATCGTTTCGATGTGGTATTTCACTACGCCGCACTCGTCGGCGTGCAACGGACGTTGGCCAACCCGGTCGCGGTACTTCGCGACATCGATGGGATTCGTAACGTGCTCCTGCTGGCTAAAAACACCGGCGTACGGCGAGTCTTCTACGCCAGCAGCAGTGAGGTTTACGGGGAACCGGTCGAGCTGCCTCAACACGAACAGACGACGCCGCTCAACTCTCGGTTGCCTTACGCCATCATCAAAAACCTGGGTGAATCGTATTTCCGTTCTTACCATCAAGAGTTCGGCTTACCCTTCAACGTTTTCCGGTTTTTCAACACCTACGGACCAAAGCAGACGACGGATTTCGTGATCCCCAAATTCATCGCAGCAGCCCGCGCCAATCGCGACATCACGATTTATGGGGATGGGTCGCAGACACGGACGTTTTGCTACATCGAAGACAATCTCGATACGACTGAAAGGATTTTGGCCGATGAATCTCTAGCTGGCGAAATCATCAATATCGGCAGCGACGTGGAAATCAGCGTGCTCGACCTCGCCCAACGGATCATCGACAAAGTCGGCAGCAAATCTCGGATCGTGCACACTGATCCCCTGGCTGAAGGTGACATGACCCGTCGCTGTCCGGATATTACGAAAATGAAAAAAATCCTCGCTCGCCCGCTCACGCCGCTCAGCACAGGGCTGGACAAGATGATTTGA
- a CDS encoding TetR/AcrR family transcriptional regulator yields the protein MPWEKSFDESDVIERAMEVFWEKGYAATSISDITSATGIKRGSLYNAFDGKHDIFIRALQKYGDERRTSKLQILETVDDPCEAIALFFDFTVESTLNDPERKGCLLFNTALDYSLHDDDVKRVVSDGIQEVVTFFERQITRGKERGDIPDTVEVRPTAKALVALVVGIRVLGRGAIEKTALRQISCQAIRLIS from the coding sequence ATGCCGTGGGAAAAATCATTTGACGAGTCCGATGTGATCGAGCGGGCGATGGAGGTCTTCTGGGAAAAGGGGTATGCCGCGACATCAATCTCTGACATCACGAGTGCGACCGGAATCAAGCGTGGCAGCCTCTACAACGCATTCGATGGCAAACACGATATTTTTATTCGGGCGCTTCAGAAGTATGGTGACGAACGCCGGACGAGCAAGCTACAGATATTGGAAACCGTCGACGATCCTTGTGAAGCAATTGCGTTGTTCTTCGACTTTACGGTCGAGAGCACATTGAATGATCCCGAGAGAAAAGGGTGTTTGCTGTTCAATACCGCGCTTGACTATTCATTGCACGACGACGATGTGAAACGAGTCGTTTCCGATGGAATTCAGGAGGTCGTCACATTTTTCGAACGGCAAATCACGCGTGGCAAGGAACGCGGAGACATTCCCGACACCGTTGAAGTACGGCCGACCGCGAAAGCCCTCGTCGCCTTGGTGGTTGGGATCCGAGTACTGGGGCGTGGGGCGATTGAGAAAACAGCGTTGCGGCAGATTTCTTGTCAAGCAATCCGTCTGATTTCATAG
- a CDS encoding HTTM domain-containing protein — protein MSRLSQFVAEQRRQLKQSTLEFASAWNAFWFCPRPIEILALLRIIAGAMLLYTNLVLAADLGTFIGVDAWINNDTARALHDGSLGEATAAWSYLWSVDSSALLLVHQLMVILVSASFMLGLFTRITGPLAWWFQLMIVHRLLGSLFGLDQILTYCVMYLAFTPCGSVFSVDAWLRRRIIGNSQRPVSKVLAWLWPEERPTVTANVATRLLQLHLCMIYLFGGLAKARGQMWWDGTALWYAVGNYEYQSWDATFIAAYPSLFTALTHVTLFWEIFYCALVWPRWTRPFTLAIAVAVHAGIGLGLGMATFGIMMIAANGVFISPELIRRWRRSDRLVGDADSHASGEGRRTTDQAAGLAIE, from the coding sequence ATGAGCCGACTCTCACAATTTGTCGCTGAGCAGCGACGTCAACTCAAGCAGTCAACACTTGAATTCGCATCCGCTTGGAATGCGTTTTGGTTCTGTCCTCGTCCGATCGAGATCCTGGCCTTGCTGCGGATTATTGCCGGGGCAATGTTGCTGTACACGAACCTGGTGCTGGCAGCGGATTTGGGAACATTTATCGGTGTCGATGCGTGGATCAACAACGACACCGCGCGTGCGCTGCACGATGGCAGCCTGGGTGAAGCCACCGCCGCGTGGTCTTACCTTTGGAGTGTTGATAGCTCCGCATTGCTGTTGGTCCATCAACTGATGGTGATCCTGGTATCGGCGTCATTCATGCTCGGATTATTTACCCGGATCACAGGACCGCTGGCATGGTGGTTTCAACTGATGATTGTGCATCGATTACTGGGGAGTCTATTCGGGCTCGATCAGATTCTGACCTATTGCGTGATGTATCTCGCGTTCACACCTTGCGGCAGTGTTTTTTCGGTCGATGCGTGGTTGCGACGCCGGATCATTGGTAATTCTCAGCGGCCTGTTTCGAAAGTTTTGGCGTGGCTATGGCCTGAAGAACGGCCGACGGTAACAGCGAATGTTGCCACACGATTGCTGCAATTGCATCTCTGCATGATCTATCTGTTCGGAGGGCTGGCGAAAGCACGTGGCCAGATGTGGTGGGATGGTACGGCGTTGTGGTATGCCGTGGGGAACTATGAATATCAGTCATGGGACGCAACGTTCATTGCGGCCTACCCCAGCCTGTTCACTGCTCTGACGCACGTGACGTTGTTTTGGGAGATTTTCTACTGCGCACTGGTGTGGCCGCGCTGGACGCGTCCATTCACGTTGGCGATTGCGGTAGCCGTTCACGCTGGCATTGGGCTGGGGTTGGGGATGGCGACATTTGGAATCATGATGATCGCCGCCAATGGAGTCTTCATCAGCCCCGAATTGATCCGGCGTTGGCGGCGTTCGGACCGGCTGGTGGGCGATGCCGACAGCCACGCAAGCGGTGAGGGCCGCCGCACGACAGATCAGGCCGCGGGACTGGCAATCGAGTGA